A genome region from Apus apus isolate bApuApu2 chromosome 2, bApuApu2.pri.cur, whole genome shotgun sequence includes the following:
- the MED10 gene encoding mediator of RNA polymerase II transcription subunit 10 isoform X1 has protein sequence MAEKFDSLEEHLEKFVENIRQLGIIVSDFQPSSQAGLNQKLNFMVTGLQDIDKCRQQLHDISVPLEVFEYIDQGRNPQLYTKECLERALAKNEQVKGKIDTMKKFKSLLIQELTKVFPEDMAKYKAIRGEDPPP, from the exons ATGGCGGAGAAGTTCGACTCGCTGGAGGAGCACCTGGAGAAGTTCGTGGAGAACATCCGGCAGCTCGGCATCATCGTCAGTGActtccagcccagcagccaggctgggctcaACCAGAAATT GAATTTCATGGTGACGGGCTTGCAGGATATCGACAAATGCCGGCAGCAGCTTCACGATATCAGTGTGCCTTTGGAAGTTTTTGA aTACATAGATCAAGGTCGCAATCCTCAGCTCTACACCAAAGAGTGTCTGGAGCGAGCTTTGGCTAAAAATGAgcaagtaaaaggaaaaatcgACACAATGAAG aaATTTAAAAGTCTGTTAATTCAAGAACTGACAAAGGTGTTCCCAGAAGACATGGCAAAATACAAAGCTATTCGGGGAGAAGATCCTCCTCCTTAA